From Burkholderia cenocepacia, the proteins below share one genomic window:
- the fumC gene encoding class II fumarate hydratase, with amino-acid sequence MRIESDSMGPIQVPSDKYWGAQTERSIINFPIGQSRFKWGRSIIRAMGILKKASALANLKLGELPEAIAIPISEAADEVISGALDEHFPLVVFQTGSGTQSNMNVNEVISNRAIEMKGGVLGSKTPIHPNDHVNRGQSSNDTFPTAMYIAVVTELFDVLFPSVMALRDTLLEKSERFFDVVKVGRTHLQDATPITLGQEIGGWVKQIDYSLASIRTNLTGLYDLAIGGTAVGTGLNAHPLFGDTCAAIIGELTGHPFRSSANKFFALSAHDALVSTSAAIRTLAMALLKIANDVRWLASGPRCGIGEIHIPENEPGSSIMPGKVNPTQCEALTMVCTQVFGNDATVAFAGSQGNFQLNVYKPVMVHNVLESITLLADACHAFNVHCAVGIEPNLQQIDENLEKNLMLVTALNRHIGYDNAAIVAKTAHREGKSLREVANALGFVALADFDRYVVPLDMTRS; translated from the coding sequence ATGCGTATCGAATCAGATTCGATGGGTCCCATCCAGGTCCCGTCGGACAAATACTGGGGTGCACAAACCGAGCGCTCCATTATCAATTTTCCGATCGGCCAATCCCGCTTCAAGTGGGGGCGGTCGATCATCCGTGCAATGGGCATCCTGAAGAAGGCATCTGCGCTCGCGAACCTCAAACTCGGCGAGTTGCCGGAAGCGATCGCCATCCCGATCTCTGAGGCGGCGGATGAAGTGATTTCCGGGGCACTCGACGAGCATTTTCCTCTGGTGGTGTTTCAGACTGGATCCGGAACGCAGTCGAACATGAATGTCAACGAGGTCATCTCCAATCGCGCAATCGAAATGAAGGGTGGGGTGCTCGGCAGCAAGACACCGATTCATCCGAACGATCACGTCAATCGCGGCCAGTCGTCGAACGACACATTTCCCACTGCGATGTATATCGCAGTCGTCACGGAACTATTCGACGTGTTGTTCCCGAGCGTGATGGCGTTGCGCGATACGTTGTTGGAGAAATCCGAGCGATTTTTCGACGTCGTGAAGGTGGGGCGCACGCATTTGCAGGACGCGACTCCGATCACACTCGGGCAGGAGATTGGCGGCTGGGTGAAGCAGATCGACTATTCGCTAGCCTCGATCCGAACCAACCTGACTGGCCTGTACGATCTCGCGATCGGTGGCACGGCTGTGGGAACGGGGTTAAACGCGCATCCGCTGTTCGGTGACACGTGCGCGGCAATCATTGGAGAACTCACAGGTCATCCGTTCCGGTCGTCGGCCAACAAGTTCTTTGCGCTGTCCGCGCACGACGCGCTCGTCAGCACGTCCGCGGCGATCCGGACGCTTGCGATGGCGCTGTTGAAGATCGCCAACGATGTTCGCTGGCTTGCAAGCGGGCCGCGCTGCGGGATCGGCGAGATCCACATTCCCGAGAACGAGCCCGGCTCGTCGATCATGCCCGGGAAGGTCAATCCGACGCAATGCGAAGCGCTCACAATGGTTTGCACGCAGGTATTCGGCAACGACGCGACTGTCGCATTCGCCGGGAGTCAGGGGAATTTCCAGCTCAACGTGTACAAACCCGTGATGGTCCATAACGTACTGGAGAGCATCACGTTGCTCGCCGACGCGTGTCACGCGTTCAACGTGCATTGCGCGGTCGGCATCGAGCCCAATCTCCAGCAGATCGACGAGAACCTCGAAAAGAACCTCATGCTGGTCACCGCGCTCAATCGCCATATCGGCTACGACAACGCAGCGATCGTTGCGAAGACGGCCCACCGCGAAGGGAAATCGCTGCGTGAAGTCGCGAATGCGCTGGGATTCGTTGCGCTGGCAGATTTCGACCGATACGTCGTGCCGCTTGACATGACGCGATCCTGA
- a CDS encoding acetyl-CoA carboxylase biotin carboxylase subunit family protein, which translates to MKRLIVIGARATGSSIALVRAALARQVAVTVITAPGHRLDGVFPDGVETVNLAPDAGQLAGWLRAHFPDELDTLRVTTAHDTYARTAAWVADALGLPGPDARHVAYAVSKSNQKALLAEHGIPAAQFVAGTLAAPAALAAAAAPLRFPVVVKPSEGSASDGVRRCEDIAAVRAQLDTLAAAAQAGAPALATERVVIEEFLAGSEYCVEYFDGRYVGALRKLKRHGAGFLERGYTSELDLDADTLRALIDVGTRATAAAGLTWGPVHLDCIVHDGVPHVIELNPRIAGSFICDIVRDGYGFNVVEALLDKLDGRTVTIPELFEPHAYARAEFLLDSDPGAWRFARGGEIDDGAVRISYGPQVLPDRERRAFLYVRVALPAGHGSADSPASVAERDSGVQPTLAAAPSPYPGLQPAK; encoded by the coding sequence ATGAAGCGACTCATCGTGATCGGCGCACGCGCCACCGGCAGCAGCATCGCGCTGGTGCGCGCCGCCCTCGCACGCCAGGTGGCCGTGACCGTCATCACCGCGCCCGGGCATCGTCTCGACGGCGTGTTTCCCGACGGCGTCGAGACGGTCAACCTCGCGCCCGACGCCGGCCAGCTCGCCGGCTGGCTGCGCGCGCACTTTCCGGACGAACTCGACACGCTGCGCGTGACGACCGCGCACGATACCTATGCGCGCACCGCGGCATGGGTCGCCGATGCGCTCGGGTTGCCCGGCCCCGATGCGCGGCATGTCGCGTACGCGGTGTCGAAGTCGAACCAGAAAGCGCTGCTCGCCGAGCACGGCATCCCGGCCGCGCAGTTCGTCGCGGGTACGCTGGCCGCGCCGGCGGCGCTCGCGGCGGCGGCTGCCCCGTTGCGCTTCCCGGTCGTCGTCAAGCCGTCGGAAGGCTCCGCGAGCGACGGCGTGCGCCGCTGCGAGGACATCGCCGCCGTGCGCGCGCAGCTCGACACGCTCGCCGCCGCCGCGCAGGCCGGCGCACCCGCGCTTGCGACCGAACGCGTCGTCATCGAGGAATTCCTGGCGGGCAGCGAATATTGCGTCGAGTATTTCGACGGCCGCTACGTCGGCGCGCTGCGCAAGCTGAAGCGGCATGGTGCAGGTTTTCTCGAGCGCGGGTATACGTCGGAACTCGATCTCGACGCCGACACGCTGCGCGCGCTGATCGACGTCGGCACGCGTGCGACGGCCGCCGCCGGGCTCACGTGGGGGCCCGTGCATCTCGACTGCATCGTGCATGACGGCGTGCCGCACGTGATCGAACTGAATCCGCGCATCGCGGGCAGCTTCATCTGCGACATCGTGCGCGACGGCTACGGCTTCAACGTGGTCGAAGCGTTGCTCGACAAGCTCGACGGAAGGACGGTGACGATCCCCGAGCTGTTCGAGCCGCATGCGTATGCGCGCGCCGAATTCCTGCTCGACAGCGATCCCGGCGCGTGGCGTTTCGCGCGGGGCGGGGAGATCGACGATGGCGCGGTCAGGATCAGCTACGGGCCGCAAGTGCTGCCCGATCGCGAACGGCGCGCATTTCTTTATGTGCGGGTGGCGTTGCCGGCGGGGCACGGTTCGGCGGATAGCCCGGCTTCAGTGGCCGAGCGCGACAGCGGCGTGCAGCCAACGCTGGCGGCAGCACCGTCACCTTATCCGGGCCTTCAACCAGCGAAATAA
- a CDS encoding ABC transporter substrate-binding protein, which yields MSRTAFAVTRIARVLAAALIAGSAVAAHAASFDLSPEQPARQRGTVNPAVEQALPAGFRFAEANTLTIGIAPNLPPLSTYATDARTVVGFDPDLAQLIADSVGRKLKIVPLAWADWPLALQSGKVDAVISNVTVTEQRKEKFDFSTYRKDQLGFYVKTGSKLAAIREPKDVAGLRVVTDSGTNQEKILLEWNRQNVARGLAPVEIQYYADAAERWVALQSGRVDTIFSVNSMLAYQASLRGDAKLIGTVSGGWPRTADIAITTRKGSGLADPLTLAINALIANGSYRKALDHWQLDAEAIDRSQTNPPGLPRT from the coding sequence ATGAGCAGAACCGCCTTTGCCGTTACACGCATCGCCCGCGTGCTGGCCGCCGCGCTGATCGCCGGGAGCGCCGTCGCCGCGCACGCCGCATCGTTCGACCTGAGCCCCGAGCAGCCGGCCCGGCAGCGCGGCACCGTGAACCCGGCCGTCGAGCAGGCCTTGCCGGCCGGCTTCCGGTTCGCCGAAGCGAACACGCTGACGATCGGCATCGCGCCGAACTTGCCGCCGCTCAGCACCTATGCGACCGACGCGCGCACGGTGGTCGGCTTCGATCCCGATCTCGCGCAACTGATCGCGGACAGCGTCGGCCGCAAGCTGAAGATCGTGCCGCTCGCGTGGGCCGACTGGCCGCTTGCGCTGCAGTCGGGCAAGGTCGATGCGGTGATCTCGAACGTGACGGTGACCGAGCAGCGCAAGGAGAAGTTCGATTTCTCGACTTACCGGAAGGACCAGCTCGGCTTCTACGTGAAGACCGGCAGCAAGCTGGCCGCGATCCGCGAGCCGAAGGACGTCGCGGGGCTGCGCGTCGTGACCGATTCGGGCACGAACCAGGAAAAGATCCTGCTCGAATGGAACCGGCAGAACGTCGCGCGCGGCCTCGCGCCGGTCGAGATCCAGTATTACGCGGATGCGGCCGAGCGCTGGGTCGCGTTGCAGTCGGGCCGGGTCGACACGATCTTCAGCGTGAATTCGATGCTCGCGTACCAGGCGTCGCTGCGTGGCGATGCGAAACTGATCGGCACCGTCAGCGGCGGCTGGCCGCGCACCGCGGATATCGCGATCACGACCCGCAAGGGCAGCGGCCTCGCCGATCCGCTGACGCTCGCGATCAATGCGCTGATCGCGAACGGCAGCTACCGGAAGGCGCTCGATCACTGGCAGCTGGATGCCGAGGCGATCGACCGGTCGCAGACCAATCCGCCGGGGCTGCCGCGCACTTGA
- a CDS encoding LysR family transcriptional regulator — MNIPLLETFRAVVQEGSALRAAERLGCTQSNVTARLRQLEESLDAPLFDRHGKRLVLNDAGRRLIPYCDRILRLVDEATQVVRETPIARSFRLGSMESTAATRLPALAAALKERDPALGLAVQIGSEPDLADALLRGRIDAALTARAVVRPGLRYGPAFAEDMVLVSAATVTRRQLLAGNTVRLLAFHDGCPYRAVAEHWLKARGIAIESVSSFGTFGAILGCVAAGMGVAILPKRITTEHVARKALRAHAFDDLDSVTTYLVTPDEAPALPELDALRAVLGRQAGALLAR; from the coding sequence ATGAACATCCCTCTGCTCGAAACTTTCCGGGCCGTCGTGCAGGAAGGCAGCGCGTTGCGTGCGGCCGAACGGCTCGGCTGCACGCAATCGAACGTCACCGCGCGGCTGCGTCAGCTCGAGGAGTCGCTGGACGCGCCGCTGTTCGACCGGCACGGCAAGCGGCTGGTGCTGAACGATGCCGGGCGCCGGCTGATTCCGTATTGCGATCGCATCCTGCGCCTCGTCGACGAGGCGACGCAGGTGGTGCGCGAAACGCCGATTGCCCGCAGCTTCCGGCTCGGTTCGATGGAAAGCACGGCCGCCACGCGGCTGCCGGCGCTGGCCGCCGCGCTGAAGGAACGCGACCCGGCGCTCGGCCTCGCGGTGCAGATCGGCAGCGAGCCGGATCTGGCCGACGCGCTGCTGCGCGGCCGGATCGACGCGGCGCTGACCGCACGGGCGGTGGTCCGGCCCGGGTTGCGTTACGGGCCCGCGTTCGCGGAAGACATGGTGCTGGTGAGCGCGGCGACCGTCACGCGCCGGCAGTTGCTGGCCGGCAACACGGTGCGCTTGCTCGCGTTTCACGATGGCTGCCCGTATCGCGCGGTCGCGGAGCATTGGCTGAAGGCGCGCGGCATCGCGATCGAATCGGTGTCGTCGTTCGGCACGTTCGGCGCGATCCTCGGCTGCGTGGCGGCCGGGATGGGCGTCGCGATCCTGCCGAAGCGGATCACGACCGAACACGTGGCGCGCAAGGCGCTGCGCGCGCACGCGTTCGACGATCTCGACAGCGTGACCACCTACCTCGTCACGCCCGACGAAGCGCCTGCCTTGCCCGAGCTCGACGCGTTGCGCGCGGTGCTGGGCCGGCAGGCGGGGGCGTTGCTCGCGCGCTGA
- a CDS encoding MFS transporter: MSDRAPTLDRVDRGDRVPTAAADSPRTSLRAIFPTVAAASLGFAIVQLDVTVVNVAIPSLGHAFGSSIHGLQWIVDAYTLSFAALLLTSGTLADRFGSRRLFAYGLALFLLASLGCALAPSLVTLVAARVAQGVGAAMILPTSLALITHACANDAAARVRAVAWWSATGGAISAAGPTLGGLLIDSLGWRAIFFINLPICALGLWLTLRHVRDSAAARTRLFDPAGQFVAVLVLGLLTGGIIRAGAHGLGDSYAAGALIASVVFGALFVAIERRVAAPMLQLALFRLPRVPGVLAIGAVTNAAFYGLIFSLSVYFQNARGFTATESGLALAPLTIIMLANVASARLAVRYGFRATVIIGLAVSLAGYAWLWQTLAPHTPYVLLAPGLAAMAIGGGIAIPALTSTMLGSVEAGRSGTASAILNTARQVGAAIGVAALGALVAGQGAAIVAGAARAFAIATVLVAICVVLAARWPRDASGTGTRA; this comes from the coding sequence ATGAGCGACCGTGCCCCGACGCTCGACCGCGTCGACCGTGGCGACCGCGTGCCGACCGCCGCCGCGGATTCGCCCCGCACGTCGCTGCGCGCGATCTTCCCGACCGTCGCGGCCGCGAGCCTCGGCTTCGCGATCGTGCAGCTCGACGTGACCGTCGTCAACGTCGCGATTCCGAGCCTCGGCCACGCGTTCGGATCGAGCATCCACGGGCTGCAGTGGATCGTCGATGCGTACACGCTGTCGTTCGCCGCACTGCTGCTGACCTCCGGCACGCTGGCCGACCGCTTCGGCAGCCGCCGGCTGTTCGCGTACGGCCTTGCGCTGTTCCTGCTCGCGTCGCTCGGTTGCGCGCTCGCGCCGTCGCTGGTCACGCTGGTCGCCGCGCGGGTCGCGCAGGGCGTCGGCGCCGCGATGATCCTGCCCACGTCGCTCGCGCTCATCACCCATGCTTGCGCCAACGATGCCGCCGCCCGCGTGCGAGCCGTCGCGTGGTGGAGCGCGACGGGCGGCGCAATCAGCGCGGCCGGGCCGACGCTCGGCGGCCTGCTGATCGATTCGCTCGGCTGGCGCGCGATCTTCTTCATCAACCTGCCGATCTGCGCGCTCGGGCTGTGGCTCACGCTGCGCCACGTGCGGGATTCGGCCGCCGCGCGCACGCGGCTGTTCGATCCGGCCGGCCAGTTCGTCGCGGTGCTCGTGCTCGGGCTGCTGACGGGCGGGATCATCCGGGCCGGCGCGCATGGGTTGGGTGACTCGTATGCGGCCGGCGCGCTGATCGCGTCGGTCGTATTCGGCGCGTTGTTCGTCGCGATCGAACGGCGCGTGGCCGCGCCGATGCTGCAGCTCGCGTTGTTCCGGCTCCCGCGCGTGCCGGGCGTGCTGGCAATCGGCGCGGTCACGAATGCGGCGTTCTACGGGCTGATCTTCTCGCTCAGCGTCTATTTCCAGAACGCGCGCGGCTTCACGGCGACCGAATCAGGGCTCGCGCTCGCGCCGCTCACGATCATCATGCTCGCCAACGTCGCAAGCGCGCGGCTCGCGGTCCGCTACGGCTTCCGCGCGACCGTCATCATCGGCCTCGCCGTCTCGCTCGCCGGCTACGCGTGGCTGTGGCAGACGCTCGCCCCGCACACGCCGTACGTGCTGCTGGCGCCCGGGCTCGCGGCGATGGCGATCGGCGGCGGCATCGCGATTCCCGCGCTGACGTCGACGATGCTCGGCAGCGTCGAGGCCGGCCGCTCGGGCACCGCGTCCGCGATCCTCAATACCGCGCGCCAGGTGGGCGCCGCGATCGGCGTCGCGGCACTCGGCGCGCTGGTCGCCGGCCAGGGCGCGGCAATCGTGGCCGGTGCGGCGCGCGCGTTTGCGATCGCGACCGTGCTCGTCGCGATCTGTGTCGTGCTGGCCGCACGCTGGCCCCGCGACGCATCCGGTACCGGCACGCGGGCCTGA
- a CDS encoding TauD/TfdA family dioxygenase, producing the protein MTYLADARIALTAAESAHIRQTLGALVYDPAGGAGYISAVRKLAYNAFPDRIVDAFDRAKAPTADAHGSIEIDNLPIDDDVKGSPRFEETGRSFKAGVLSENVLVALSTLAGEPYSIAHEGRELVNNLTPHKATARDYTGLGSEVELDFHIENAAQAHMPEGDTSPFALLLLGVRSEAGGGPYTRLADARRALQLLSPDDIAQLYGEHYIIRVPYRWRGAAPTPRDNTDLSAVLSGPLDAPRVTVAFYPDMVLAVNTRAQEALANLYRAVREVSFGVQVSPGKLVLINNHFTLHSRDRFDPQYDENDRAFRWVQRVFVARSLWNFRAFTPLQARVFDPKALYAGESAQARQPSPVVQPAPQRAAAVELEATPA; encoded by the coding sequence ATGACCTATCTCGCAGATGCACGCATCGCTTTGACGGCAGCGGAATCCGCTCACATTCGCCAGACGCTCGGCGCGCTGGTCTACGACCCGGCCGGCGGCGCAGGCTATATCAGCGCGGTCCGCAAGCTGGCCTACAACGCGTTTCCCGACCGGATCGTCGACGCATTCGATCGCGCCAAGGCGCCGACCGCGGACGCGCATGGCTCGATCGAGATCGACAACCTGCCGATCGACGACGACGTGAAGGGCAGCCCGCGCTTCGAGGAAACCGGCCGCTCGTTCAAGGCCGGCGTGCTGAGCGAGAACGTGCTGGTCGCGTTGAGCACGCTGGCCGGCGAACCGTACTCGATCGCACACGAGGGCCGCGAGCTGGTGAACAACCTGACGCCGCACAAGGCGACCGCGCGCGACTACACGGGCCTCGGCTCGGAGGTCGAGCTCGACTTTCATATCGAGAACGCCGCGCAGGCGCACATGCCGGAAGGCGACACGTCGCCGTTCGCGCTGCTGCTGCTCGGCGTGCGCAGCGAGGCCGGCGGCGGCCCGTACACGCGGCTCGCCGATGCGCGCCGTGCGCTGCAACTGCTGTCGCCGGACGATATCGCGCAACTCTACGGCGAGCACTACATCATCCGCGTGCCGTACCGGTGGCGCGGCGCGGCGCCCACGCCGCGCGACAACACGGACCTGAGCGCCGTGCTGTCGGGGCCGCTCGATGCGCCGCGCGTGACGGTCGCGTTCTATCCGGACATGGTGCTGGCGGTCAACACGCGCGCGCAGGAAGCGCTGGCCAACCTGTATCGCGCGGTGCGCGAGGTGTCGTTCGGCGTGCAGGTGTCGCCGGGCAAGCTGGTGCTGATCAACAATCACTTCACGCTGCATTCGCGCGACCGCTTCGATCCGCAGTACGACGAGAACGACCGCGCGTTTCGCTGGGTGCAGCGCGTGTTCGTCGCGCGCAGCCTGTGGAATTTCCGCGCGTTCACGCCGCTGCAGGCGCGTGTGTTCGACCCGAAGGCGCTGTATGCGGGCGAATCGGCGCAGGCCAGGCAGCCGTCGCCCGTCGTGCAACCGGCGCCGCAGCGTGCGGCCGCGGTCGAACTCGAAGCGACGCCTGCGTGA
- the aepX gene encoding phosphoenolpyruvate mutase, protein MPDTDIRRTTLRELLAIKQCIRVLEAHSPISALLAERARLELASGQCVGYDAIWSSSLTDSTHKGLPDIEILSPSNRLQGIREIFDVCALPMIFDGDTGGKPEHFAIHVKMLERAGVSAVIIEDKCGLKKNSLFGNAVPQTQDDIEDFSEKIRVGCASRIGRDLMIVARCESLILDKGIDEAIGRCFSYVEAGADGIMIHSRKKDGQEILDFARQFRRRHVDVPLICVPTSYAHLRFDELQEAGFNVVIYANHMLRSAYMAMRDVAIDILTHGRTLEVEPRCLGIDEILDLVPGTR, encoded by the coding sequence ATGCCCGATACGGACATTCGCAGAACCACCCTCAGGGAGCTGCTCGCGATCAAGCAGTGCATTCGCGTCCTTGAGGCGCATAGCCCGATCTCCGCATTGCTGGCGGAGCGCGCTCGGCTCGAACTGGCTTCGGGACAGTGCGTCGGCTATGACGCGATCTGGTCGAGCTCGTTGACCGATTCGACGCATAAAGGCTTGCCGGACATCGAGATCCTGTCGCCGAGTAATCGCCTTCAAGGCATTCGGGAGATTTTTGACGTGTGCGCTCTGCCGATGATTTTCGACGGCGACACCGGCGGGAAACCGGAGCATTTTGCGATTCACGTGAAAATGCTCGAGCGCGCCGGCGTATCGGCCGTCATCATCGAGGACAAGTGCGGGCTCAAGAAGAACTCGCTGTTCGGCAATGCGGTGCCCCAGACTCAGGACGATATCGAGGACTTCTCCGAGAAAATTCGGGTCGGCTGCGCGAGCCGGATAGGTCGCGACCTGATGATCGTTGCTCGCTGCGAGAGTCTGATTCTGGACAAAGGTATCGACGAGGCGATTGGTCGCTGCTTCTCATATGTCGAGGCGGGTGCGGACGGGATCATGATTCACAGCCGCAAGAAGGATGGTCAGGAGATCCTGGATTTTGCGCGGCAGTTCCGGCGGCGCCATGTGGACGTGCCTTTGATCTGCGTGCCGACGAGCTATGCCCATCTCCGGTTCGACGAGCTTCAGGAGGCCGGATTCAACGTGGTGATCTATGCAAACCACATGCTTCGAAGTGCGTATATGGCGATGCGAGATGTTGCCATCGACATCCTCACGCATGGAAGAACGCTCGAGGTCGAGCCGCGATGCCTCGGCATAGATGAAATCCTCGATCTTGTACCGGGAACGCGATGA
- a CDS encoding ATP-grasp domain-containing protein, producing MQHRFIDTVLIVDGASTAAYLAPAFRAYGIHCAHVISDPDLPEIYRNQFVPSDYIRQVQHRGDIDATLAQLNDLRIGAVLHGLDAALELADTLAERLDVPSRNPLATSAARRDKFAMNERIRQAGLRAPAHFHSTSVDKALDWARAHGTLPLVVKPARSAGVAGVKICRTLEQVEAAARDVLATRSLYNQPNDDIVIQSYSEGQEYIVDSVSFEGRHRVVSLWEVHRDRTHAPRLDKMLVLNHADPRYAPLLDYAADVLDALDVRFGPTHLELFDTVDGPTIVELNARLHGSLDPRLTSAVSGENHVSAAVEAVLHPERLFGDVAAPTDFRGYCGHVLLLSSRNGVLRQDFTWQAIQALPSFVGLKQWIKVGDTLRVTTDLQTALGTVGLYSPTFERLLEDCRRIREIEADFFADEGAVAPA from the coding sequence ATGCAGCATCGCTTCATCGATACCGTCCTGATCGTCGACGGCGCGTCGACCGCCGCCTACCTGGCCCCCGCGTTTCGTGCATACGGCATCCATTGCGCGCATGTGATCAGCGACCCCGATCTGCCCGAAATCTACCGGAACCAGTTCGTGCCATCCGACTACATCCGCCAGGTACAGCATCGCGGCGACATCGACGCGACACTCGCGCAGTTGAACGATCTGCGGATCGGCGCCGTGCTGCACGGCCTCGATGCGGCGCTCGAGCTGGCCGACACGCTGGCCGAGCGGCTCGACGTGCCGTCGCGCAACCCGCTCGCGACCTCCGCCGCACGGCGCGACAAGTTCGCGATGAACGAACGCATTCGCCAGGCCGGGCTGCGCGCGCCGGCGCACTTCCACAGCACGTCGGTCGATAAGGCGCTCGATTGGGCGCGCGCGCACGGCACGCTGCCGCTCGTCGTGAAGCCGGCGCGCAGCGCGGGCGTGGCCGGCGTGAAGATCTGCCGGACGCTCGAGCAGGTCGAGGCCGCCGCGCGCGACGTGCTGGCCACCCGTTCGCTGTACAACCAGCCGAACGACGACATCGTGATCCAGAGCTATTCCGAAGGGCAGGAATACATCGTCGACTCGGTATCGTTCGAAGGCCGGCACCGCGTGGTCAGCCTGTGGGAAGTGCATCGCGACCGCACGCACGCGCCGCGGCTCGACAAGATGCTGGTGCTGAACCACGCCGACCCGCGCTACGCCCCGCTGCTCGACTACGCGGCCGACGTGCTCGACGCGCTCGACGTGCGTTTCGGGCCGACCCACCTGGAGCTGTTCGATACGGTCGACGGCCCGACGATCGTCGAGCTGAACGCCCGGCTGCACGGCAGCCTCGATCCGCGGCTGACGAGTGCGGTCAGCGGCGAGAATCACGTGTCGGCCGCCGTCGAAGCGGTGCTGCATCCGGAGCGGCTGTTCGGCGACGTCGCCGCGCCGACGGATTTTCGCGGGTACTGCGGGCACGTGCTGCTGCTGTCGTCGCGCAACGGCGTGCTACGGCAGGATTTCACGTGGCAGGCGATCCAGGCGCTGCCGTCGTTCGTCGGGCTCAAGCAGTGGATCAAGGTCGGCGACACGCTGCGCGTGACCACCGACCTGCAAACCGCACTCGGCACGGTCGGCCTGTACAGCCCGACCTTCGAGCGGCTGCTCGAGGATTGCCGGCGGATTCGCGAGATCGAGGCCGATTTCTTCGCGGACGAAGGCGCGGTTGCGCCGGCCTAG
- a CDS encoding pyridoxal phosphate-dependent aminotransferase, which yields MNTRDLPKIELPLSDRARSITAPGTSSMRSKANALKDRGIKVINFAAGELSLDACPPMKAGAIDAVESRRNRYTPPIGLPQLREKLAESVSRRCGTLFTADEIAVTAGAKQALFNASMVLLNPGDEVIVPTPYWETFPTQIRLAGATAVCVDTQTDQYRLTRRAVESVLTDRTRMIVINTPNNPTGTVYQREELLGIARLAFDRQIWVVFDECYRHLVRRPHEHHNILSLFEPLRQQTVLVDSFSKSQAVTGWRVGYACAPAHVISAMHNLQGHTTSNPSSLSQYAALSTITSGSEAFIAEINQFLERQLTEARAFLDRIEGIAYAPPEGAFYLFVDVSGKLGHHYRGQRIRDVDHLAELLLTEAHVAVVPGAGCGDQNCIRISYAIEHEELAEGLMRLGQFIAEIDVD from the coding sequence ATGAATACACGCGACCTCCCGAAAATCGAGTTGCCGCTGTCGGACCGTGCGCGGAGCATTACCGCACCGGGCACGTCAAGCATGCGCAGCAAAGCAAACGCATTGAAGGACCGTGGCATCAAGGTAATCAATTTCGCCGCTGGAGAGCTTTCTTTAGATGCTTGTCCGCCGATGAAGGCGGGCGCGATCGATGCAGTGGAAAGCCGGCGCAATCGCTATACGCCCCCGATCGGATTGCCTCAGCTCCGTGAAAAGCTGGCGGAAAGCGTGAGCCGGCGATGCGGGACCCTGTTCACGGCAGACGAGATCGCCGTAACGGCGGGCGCAAAGCAGGCGCTCTTCAATGCGTCGATGGTCTTGCTGAACCCCGGCGACGAAGTGATCGTTCCGACGCCCTATTGGGAGACTTTTCCGACCCAGATCCGACTCGCCGGTGCAACGGCCGTCTGCGTCGACACGCAAACCGATCAGTACCGGCTGACCCGGCGTGCGGTCGAGAGCGTGCTGACGGACAGAACCCGAATGATCGTGATCAACACGCCCAACAATCCGACGGGAACCGTCTATCAGCGAGAAGAATTGCTTGGAATCGCGAGGCTCGCGTTCGACCGCCAAATCTGGGTGGTGTTCGACGAATGCTACCGGCATCTCGTCAGGCGCCCCCACGAGCATCACAACATTCTGTCGCTTTTCGAGCCGCTCAGGCAACAGACCGTCCTCGTCGACTCGTTTTCGAAAAGTCAGGCCGTGACCGGCTGGCGTGTCGGCTACGCGTGTGCGCCAGCACACGTGATATCCGCGATGCACAACCTGCAGGGACATACAACGTCAAACCCCAGCAGCCTGTCGCAGTACGCGGCGCTCAGTACGATCACGTCCGGCTCCGAAGCATTCATTGCAGAGATCAACCAGTTCCTGGAACGGCAACTGACCGAGGCACGCGCGTTTCTGGACCGGATCGAGGGCATCGCATATGCACCGCCGGAAGGCGCGTTCTATTTGTTTGTTGATGTTTCCGGAAAGTTGGGCCACCACTACCGCGGGCAGCGGATCCGCGATGTCGACCATCTCGCCGAACTGCTGCTGACGGAAGCGCACGTCGCTGTCGTTCCCGGCGCCGGCTGCGGTGATCAGAACTGCATTCGGATCTCCTATGCAATCGAGCACGAAGAGTTGGCCGAAGGCCTGATGCGCCTCGGCCAATTCATTGCGGAAATCGACGTCGATTGA